A single Mastomys coucha isolate ucsf_1 chromosome X, UCSF_Mcou_1, whole genome shotgun sequence DNA region contains:
- the Fhl1 gene encoding four and a half LIM domains protein 1 isoform X3 has product MSEKFDCHYCRDPLQGKKYVQKDGRHCCLKCFDKFCANTCVECRKPISADAKEVHYKNRYWHDTCFRCAKCLHPLASETFVSKDGKILCNKCATREDSPRCKGCFKAIVAGDQNVEYKGTIWHKDCFTCSNCKQVIGTGSFFPKGEDFYCVTCHETKFAKHCVKCNKAITSGGITYQDQPWHAECFVCVTCSKKLAGQRFTAVEDQYYCVDCYKNFVAKKCAGCKNPITGFGKGSSVVAYEGQSWHDYCFHCKKCSVNLANKRFVFHNEQVYCPDCAKKL; this is encoded by the exons ATGTCTGAGAAGTTCGACTGTCACTACTGCCGGGACCCCTTGCAGGGGAAGAAGTACGTGCAGAAGGATGGCCGACACTGCTGCCTGAAGTGCTTTGACAAGTTCTGCGCCAACACCTGCGTGGAATGCCGCAAGCCCATAAGCGCTGATGCCAAG GAGGTGCATTATAAGAATCGCTACTGGCACGACACCTGCTTCCGCTGTGCCAAGTGCCTTCACCCCTTGGCCAGTGAGACCTTTGTGTCCAAGGATGGCAAGATCCTGTGCAACAAGTGCGCCACTCGGGAGGACTCCCCCAGGTGCAAAGGGTGCTTCAAGGCCATTGTGGCAG gAGACCAGAACGTGGAGTACAAGGGTACCATCTGGCATAAAGACTGCTTCACCTGCAGCAACTGCAAGCAAGTCATTGGGACCGGAAGCTTCTTCCCGAAAGGGGAGGACTTCTACTGTGTGACTTGCCATGAGACCAAGTTCGCCAAGCATTGCGTGAAATGCAACAAG GCCATCACATCTGGAGGAATCACTTACCAGGATCAGCCCTGGCATGCCGAGTGCTTTGTGTGTGTTACCTGCTCTAAGAAGCTGGCTGGGCAGCGTTTCACCGCTGTGGAGGACCAGTATTACTGCGTGGATTGCTACAAGAACTTTGTGGCCAAGAAGTGTGCTGGATGCAAGAACCCCATCACTG GGTTTGGTAAAGGCTCCAGTGTGGTGGCCTATGAAGGACAATCCTGGCACGACTACTGCTTCCACTGCAAAAAATGCTCCGTGAATCTGGCCAACAAGCGCTTTGTATTTCATAATGAGCAGGTGTATTGCCCTGACTGTGCCAAAAAGCTGTAA
- the Fhl1 gene encoding four and a half LIM domains protein 1 isoform X2: protein MASQRHSGPSSYKVGTMSEKFDCHYCRDPLQGKKYVQKDGRHCCLKCFDKFCANTCVECRKPISADAKEVHYKNRYWHDTCFRCAKCLHPLASETFVSKDGKILCNKCATREDSPRCKGCFKAIVAGDQNVEYKGTIWHKDCFTCSNCKQVIGTGSFFPKGEDFYCVTCHETKFAKHCVKCNKAITSGGITYQDQPWHAECFVCVTCSKKLAGQRFTAVEDQYYCVDCYKNFVAKKCAGCKNPITGKRTVSRVSHPVSKARKSPVCHGKRLPLTLFPSANLRGRHPGGERTCPSWVVVLYRKNRSLAAPRGPGLVKAPVWWPMKDNPGTTTASTAKNAP from the exons ATGGCTTCTCAAAGACACTCAG GTCCCTCCAGCTATAAGGTGGGCACCATGTCTGAGAAGTTCGACTGTCACTACTGCCGGGACCCCTTGCAGGGGAAGAAGTACGTGCAGAAGGATGGCCGACACTGCTGCCTGAAGTGCTTTGACAAGTTCTGCGCCAACACCTGCGTGGAATGCCGCAAGCCCATAAGCGCTGATGCCAAG GAGGTGCATTATAAGAATCGCTACTGGCACGACACCTGCTTCCGCTGTGCCAAGTGCCTTCACCCCTTGGCCAGTGAGACCTTTGTGTCCAAGGATGGCAAGATCCTGTGCAACAAGTGCGCCACTCGGGAGGACTCCCCCAGGTGCAAAGGGTGCTTCAAGGCCATTGTGGCAG gAGACCAGAACGTGGAGTACAAGGGTACCATCTGGCATAAAGACTGCTTCACCTGCAGCAACTGCAAGCAAGTCATTGGGACCGGAAGCTTCTTCCCGAAAGGGGAGGACTTCTACTGTGTGACTTGCCATGAGACCAAGTTCGCCAAGCATTGCGTGAAATGCAACAAG GCCATCACATCTGGAGGAATCACTTACCAGGATCAGCCCTGGCATGCCGAGTGCTTTGTGTGTGTTACCTGCTCTAAGAAGCTGGCTGGGCAGCGTTTCACCGCTGTGGAGGACCAGTATTACTGCGTGGATTGCTACAAGAACTTTGTGGCCAAGAAGTGTGCTGGATGCAAGAACCCCATCACTG GGAAAAGGACTGTGTCAAGAGTGAGCCACCCAGTCTCTAAAGCTAGGAAGTCCCCAGTGTGCCACGGGAAACGCTTGCCTCTCACCCTGTTTCCCAGCGCCAACCTCCGGGGCAGGCATCCGGGTGGAGAGAGGACTTGTCCCTCGTGGGTGGTGGTTCTTTATAGAAAAAATCGAAGCTTAGCAGCTCCTCGAGGCCCG GGTTTGGTAAAGGCTCCAGTGTGGTGGCCTATGAAGGACAATCCTGGCACGACTACTGCTTCCACTGCAAAAAATGCTCCGTGA
- the Fhl1 gene encoding four and a half LIM domains protein 1 isoform X5, with protein sequence MSEKFDCHYCRDPLQGKKYVQKDGRHCCLKCFDKFCANTCVECRKPISADAKEVHYKNRYWHDTCFRCAKCLHPLASETFVSKDGKILCNKCATREDSPRCKGCFKAIVAGDQNVEYKGTIWHKDCFTCSNCKQVIGTGSFFPKGEDFYCVTCHETKFAKHCVKCNKGLVKAPVWWPMKDNPGTTTASTAKNAP encoded by the exons ATGTCTGAGAAGTTCGACTGTCACTACTGCCGGGACCCCTTGCAGGGGAAGAAGTACGTGCAGAAGGATGGCCGACACTGCTGCCTGAAGTGCTTTGACAAGTTCTGCGCCAACACCTGCGTGGAATGCCGCAAGCCCATAAGCGCTGATGCCAAG GAGGTGCATTATAAGAATCGCTACTGGCACGACACCTGCTTCCGCTGTGCCAAGTGCCTTCACCCCTTGGCCAGTGAGACCTTTGTGTCCAAGGATGGCAAGATCCTGTGCAACAAGTGCGCCACTCGGGAGGACTCCCCCAGGTGCAAAGGGTGCTTCAAGGCCATTGTGGCAG gAGACCAGAACGTGGAGTACAAGGGTACCATCTGGCATAAAGACTGCTTCACCTGCAGCAACTGCAAGCAAGTCATTGGGACCGGAAGCTTCTTCCCGAAAGGGGAGGACTTCTACTGTGTGACTTGCCATGAGACCAAGTTCGCCAAGCATTGCGTGAAATGCAACAAG GGTTTGGTAAAGGCTCCAGTGTGGTGGCCTATGAAGGACAATCCTGGCACGACTACTGCTTCCACTGCAAAAAATGCTCCGTGA
- the Fhl1 gene encoding four and a half LIM domains protein 1 isoform X4, with product MASQRHSGPSSYKVGTMSEKFDCHYCRDPLQGKKYVQKDGRHCCLKCFDKFCANTCVECRKPISADAKEVHYKNRYWHDTCFRCAKCLHPLASETFVSKDGKILCNKCATREDSPRCKGCFKAIVAGDQNVEYKGTIWHKDCFTCSNCKQVIGTGSFFPKGEDFYCVTCHETKFAKHCVKCNKAITSGGITYQDQPWHAECFVCVTCSKKLAGQRFTAVEDQYYCVDCYKNFVAKKCAGCKNPITGFGKGSSVVAYEGQSWHDYCFHCKKCSVNLANKRFVFHNEQVYCPDCAKKL from the exons ATGGCTTCTCAAAGACACTCAG GTCCCTCCAGCTATAAGGTGGGCACCATGTCTGAGAAGTTCGACTGTCACTACTGCCGGGACCCCTTGCAGGGGAAGAAGTACGTGCAGAAGGATGGCCGACACTGCTGCCTGAAGTGCTTTGACAAGTTCTGCGCCAACACCTGCGTGGAATGCCGCAAGCCCATAAGCGCTGATGCCAAG GAGGTGCATTATAAGAATCGCTACTGGCACGACACCTGCTTCCGCTGTGCCAAGTGCCTTCACCCCTTGGCCAGTGAGACCTTTGTGTCCAAGGATGGCAAGATCCTGTGCAACAAGTGCGCCACTCGGGAGGACTCCCCCAGGTGCAAAGGGTGCTTCAAGGCCATTGTGGCAG gAGACCAGAACGTGGAGTACAAGGGTACCATCTGGCATAAAGACTGCTTCACCTGCAGCAACTGCAAGCAAGTCATTGGGACCGGAAGCTTCTTCCCGAAAGGGGAGGACTTCTACTGTGTGACTTGCCATGAGACCAAGTTCGCCAAGCATTGCGTGAAATGCAACAAG GCCATCACATCTGGAGGAATCACTTACCAGGATCAGCCCTGGCATGCCGAGTGCTTTGTGTGTGTTACCTGCTCTAAGAAGCTGGCTGGGCAGCGTTTCACCGCTGTGGAGGACCAGTATTACTGCGTGGATTGCTACAAGAACTTTGTGGCCAAGAAGTGTGCTGGATGCAAGAACCCCATCACTG GGTTTGGTAAAGGCTCCAGTGTGGTGGCCTATGAAGGACAATCCTGGCACGACTACTGCTTCCACTGCAAAAAATGCTCCGTGAATCTGGCCAACAAGCGCTTTGTATTTCATAATGAGCAGGTGTATTGCCCTGACTGTGCCAAAAAGCTGTAA
- the Fhl1 gene encoding four and a half LIM domains protein 1 isoform X1, whose product MSEKFDCHYCRDPLQGKKYVQKDGRHCCLKCFDKFCANTCVECRKPISADAKEVHYKNRYWHDTCFRCAKCLHPLASETFVSKDGKILCNKCATREDSPRCKGCFKAIVAGDQNVEYKGTIWHKDCFTCSNCKQVIGTGSFFPKGEDFYCVTCHETKFAKHCVKCNKAITSGGITYQDQPWHAECFVCVTCSKKLAGQRFTAVEDQYYCVDCYKNFVAKKCAGCKNPITGKRTVSRVSHPVSKARKSPVCHGKRLPLTLFPSANLRGRHPGGERTCPSWVVVLYRKNRSLAAPRGPGLVKAPVWWPMKDNPGTTTASTAKNAP is encoded by the exons ATGTCTGAGAAGTTCGACTGTCACTACTGCCGGGACCCCTTGCAGGGGAAGAAGTACGTGCAGAAGGATGGCCGACACTGCTGCCTGAAGTGCTTTGACAAGTTCTGCGCCAACACCTGCGTGGAATGCCGCAAGCCCATAAGCGCTGATGCCAAG GAGGTGCATTATAAGAATCGCTACTGGCACGACACCTGCTTCCGCTGTGCCAAGTGCCTTCACCCCTTGGCCAGTGAGACCTTTGTGTCCAAGGATGGCAAGATCCTGTGCAACAAGTGCGCCACTCGGGAGGACTCCCCCAGGTGCAAAGGGTGCTTCAAGGCCATTGTGGCAG gAGACCAGAACGTGGAGTACAAGGGTACCATCTGGCATAAAGACTGCTTCACCTGCAGCAACTGCAAGCAAGTCATTGGGACCGGAAGCTTCTTCCCGAAAGGGGAGGACTTCTACTGTGTGACTTGCCATGAGACCAAGTTCGCCAAGCATTGCGTGAAATGCAACAAG GCCATCACATCTGGAGGAATCACTTACCAGGATCAGCCCTGGCATGCCGAGTGCTTTGTGTGTGTTACCTGCTCTAAGAAGCTGGCTGGGCAGCGTTTCACCGCTGTGGAGGACCAGTATTACTGCGTGGATTGCTACAAGAACTTTGTGGCCAAGAAGTGTGCTGGATGCAAGAACCCCATCACTG GGAAAAGGACTGTGTCAAGAGTGAGCCACCCAGTCTCTAAAGCTAGGAAGTCCCCAGTGTGCCACGGGAAACGCTTGCCTCTCACCCTGTTTCCCAGCGCCAACCTCCGGGGCAGGCATCCGGGTGGAGAGAGGACTTGTCCCTCGTGGGTGGTGGTTCTTTATAGAAAAAATCGAAGCTTAGCAGCTCCTCGAGGCCCG GGTTTGGTAAAGGCTCCAGTGTGGTGGCCTATGAAGGACAATCCTGGCACGACTACTGCTTCCACTGCAAAAAATGCTCCGTGA
- the Fhl1 gene encoding four and a half LIM domains protein 1 isoform X6: MASQRHSGPSSYKVGTMSEKFDCHYCRDPLQGKKYVQKDGRHCCLKCFDKFCANTCVECRKPISADAKEVHYKNRYWHDTCFRCAKCLHPLASETFVSKDGKILCNKCATREDSPRCKGCFKAIVAGDQNVEYKGTIWHKDCFTCSNCKQVIGTGSFFPKGEDFYCVTCHETKFAKHCVKCNKGLVKAPVWWPMKDNPGTTTASTAKNAP; encoded by the exons ATGGCTTCTCAAAGACACTCAG GTCCCTCCAGCTATAAGGTGGGCACCATGTCTGAGAAGTTCGACTGTCACTACTGCCGGGACCCCTTGCAGGGGAAGAAGTACGTGCAGAAGGATGGCCGACACTGCTGCCTGAAGTGCTTTGACAAGTTCTGCGCCAACACCTGCGTGGAATGCCGCAAGCCCATAAGCGCTGATGCCAAG GAGGTGCATTATAAGAATCGCTACTGGCACGACACCTGCTTCCGCTGTGCCAAGTGCCTTCACCCCTTGGCCAGTGAGACCTTTGTGTCCAAGGATGGCAAGATCCTGTGCAACAAGTGCGCCACTCGGGAGGACTCCCCCAGGTGCAAAGGGTGCTTCAAGGCCATTGTGGCAG gAGACCAGAACGTGGAGTACAAGGGTACCATCTGGCATAAAGACTGCTTCACCTGCAGCAACTGCAAGCAAGTCATTGGGACCGGAAGCTTCTTCCCGAAAGGGGAGGACTTCTACTGTGTGACTTGCCATGAGACCAAGTTCGCCAAGCATTGCGTGAAATGCAACAAG GGTTTGGTAAAGGCTCCAGTGTGGTGGCCTATGAAGGACAATCCTGGCACGACTACTGCTTCCACTGCAAAAAATGCTCCGTGA